In the Lactobacillus paragasseri genome, AAGGAATACTTTTACGGAATTGTCGCATCAATATCAAGCATTGCTTGATAAAATTCCGGCGTTAAAATATGTGCAAACACATCAATTTTCATAGTTATTACCTTCTTTATCATAATCCTTACCATAAATATATTGATGCAGCTTCAAATACTGCTGTTCAAACTTTTTCTCACTTGCGTTGTCTTTTGCAAAATAATACCGCTTTCCTTCGAGTCCTTTAGGCATATAATTTTGCTTTGCGATCTGAAAGGGCTGCGCAAATGGATTGTCAATCAGTCCACCACCAGTTATTTCTTCAGAATGTTTATAGTGCATATCGCGGAGTCCTCGCGGCATTGGATGATTACTTGGATGATCAGTATCTTCGTCTAATTTTTGCCAAATTTCATCGAAAACACCTGACTTTGGCGATAAACACATCAGCATTGTTGCAAACATCAAAGGATATTTTGCCTTAGGCATCCCAATTTTTTCTGCTTGATTAGCCGCAATCACAATCTGTGTAGCTTGCTCAGGATTAGCTAAGCCAATGTAAGTATATGGAATCTCACGCAGACGCCTGACTACTGAAGGTAAATCCCCATTTTTTAATAAAACTGCTAAATAATATAAAGCTGCGTCTGTGTCAGAACCGGCCATAGAATCGGAATAAGCAGCTAAGTAATCATAGTGCTTAGTTGCTTTTCGGTCATAGGCAAAATGTTGTCCTTTTACAAATTGCCTTACTTCTTCAACTGAAAGATCCTCATTAACTGCATGAATCGTTTCTAAAAGATTTAATGCAACTCGTAAATCGCCATCGGCAGAAATTGCAATAATCTTAACTGCTTTTCGGTCAATATTTTCATCTTTAAAATGAAAGACTTCTTTTAAAGCACGGACTAAAACTTGTTCAATATCTTCATCACTTAACGTTTTGAATTCAAAAATCTGACACCGTGATCGCACTGCTGGCACAATCGACATAATAGGATTTTCAGTAGTTGCCCCAATTAAAAGAATACGTCCATTTTCTAAATAAGGCAGCAGAAAATCTTGCAGCGTAGTGGTCATCCGGTGAATCTCATCAATTAATAAAACAAAGGATTGATAAGGATATGTATTAATGATCTGTGTAAGCTTAGCTTTATTATCAATTGAAGCGTTAAAAGTTGCCAATGGATAGTCAAATTCACGAGCAATAATTTGAGCTAAACTAGTCTTTCCTGTTCCTGGTGGTCCCCAGAGAAGCAGTGAAATTGGTACATGTTTTTTAATAATTTGATAAAGAGGACGTCCCTCTTCAATTAAATCTTTTTGACCTACAAACTGTGATAAATCTTTAGGCCTGATTAAGTCTGCTAATGGCTTTCTTATTGGCATAGAATTCACTCGCTTACTTATAGTAAATTAAATCTCACCCTAATTATTAGCACAGTCGCTCGTTTTAGACAAATTTATCTAACGCTCTATTTTTTCATATAACGGCAATAATTGCTTAATCCCATCCAAAATAAATTCTTCTATATCTTCAACTTGATCTTGATTTCTAAAAGCAAACTTGCCCAGTAAGAAACTTGTTT is a window encoding:
- a CDS encoding replication-associated recombination protein A, which gives rise to MPIRKPLADLIRPKDLSQFVGQKDLIEEGRPLYQIIKKHVPISLLLWGPPGTGKTSLAQIIAREFDYPLATFNASIDNKAKLTQIINTYPYQSFVLLIDEIHRMTTTLQDFLLPYLENGRILLIGATTENPIMSIVPAVRSRCQIFEFKTLSDEDIEQVLVRALKEVFHFKDENIDRKAVKIIAISADGDLRVALNLLETIHAVNEDLSVEEVRQFVKGQHFAYDRKATKHYDYLAAYSDSMAGSDTDAALYYLAVLLKNGDLPSVVRRLREIPYTYIGLANPEQATQIVIAANQAEKIGMPKAKYPLMFATMLMCLSPKSGVFDEIWQKLDEDTDHPSNHPMPRGLRDMHYKHSEEITGGGLIDNPFAQPFQIAKQNYMPKGLEGKRYYFAKDNASEKKFEQQYLKLHQYIYGKDYDKEGNNYEN